One window of Magallana gigas chromosome 2, xbMagGiga1.1, whole genome shotgun sequence genomic DNA carries:
- the LOC117681501 gene encoding DNA ligase 1, protein MILRQRLPTIHEDKVFEKIPVAGQYRIIKGIKKGGSRRPASAAKNRRIIQSSSRPNIEDFYRKSAELANKSNAAGLGSSLPCKVKTSFPSKGGNAPVKGKSEDVTPKPEGGRNDQQLGAQKNLAVVKPIIDVDDQKDNHQAQVDTPTLRFATDIAKDEMTDAEHKIKLQQQYQANMAAFAEKEMKKEKSKEKESAIELVSKEEENEVVAVTLEEINHKNDKQEPEPLSKKGVQIQLDEEKKDTIAKEVVYKIIGFGSVDHVSRHRKESCTDAKRTQTQCTPPYVKSTDRPGSSQSILKELQLERGLLSFKPVASKHVLSAEKKEHSKIKAASSQKQTSGLPLQQQQNACKLPNIRPGPKKVSWAADPRQNCMVKPLPRGEDRTGQHTIKTTPRNPPTPKAFLTTLPNSTAQIKRYFHAPSQISNSKLPKR, encoded by the exons GAAGACCAGCAAGTGCTGCTAAGAATCGAAGGATAATCCAGAGTTCcag CCGTCCAAATATTGAAGATTTCTACAGAAAAAGTGCGGAACTAGCCAATAAGAGTAACGCCGCTGGTTTAG GGTCTAGTTTGCCCTGTAAGGTCAAGACGAGTTTCCCATCGAAAGGAGGGAATGCCCCCGTGAAAGGGAAATCCGAAGATGTTACTCCGAAACCCGAAGGCGGACGAAATGACCAACAATTAGG agcCCAGAAAAACCTCGCCGTTGTGAAACCTATCATCGATGTCGATGATCAGAAGGACAACCACCAGGCTCAGGTTGACACACCCACTCTGCGCTTTGCAACAGATATTGCAAAGGACGAAATGACAGATGCAGAACACAAGATCAAACTTCAACAGCAATATCAGGCGAACATGGCCGCATTTGCTGAGAAAgaaatgaagaaagaaaaatcaaagGAAAAAGAATCTGCAATTGAACTGGTTTCAAAAGAGGAAGAAAACGAAGTTGTGGCAGTTACCTTGGAGGAAATCAACCATAAGAATGATAAACAGGAGCCGGAACCTTTGTCAAAGAAAGGAGTCCAGATCCAGCTAGATGAAGAAAAGAAAGATACCATCGCAAAGGAGGtcgtatataaaataattggaTTTGGGTCTGTTGACCATGTATCCAGACATCGCAAGGAGAGCTGTACCGACGCCAAGAGGACCCAGACCCAATGCACTCCTCCATATGTGAAGAGCACTGATCGTCCTGGATCATCGCAATCAATTTTGAAAGAGCTTCAGCTGGAGCGAGGGCTCCTTTCTTTCAAACCAGTTGCCTCCAAACACGTGCTAAGCGCTGAGAAGAAAGAACATTCCAAAATTAAAGCagcttcttctcagaaacaaacTTCCGGTCTGCCTCTACAACAACAGCAAAATGCATGCAAACTCCCAAATATTCGGCCGGGACCAAAGAAAGTGTCTTGGGCGGCGGATCCGCGCCAAAATTGCATGGTAAAACCTTTGCCTCGCGGGGAAGACAGAACTGGTCAGCATACTATCAAAACCACGCCGAGAAATCCTCCAACACCCAAAGCCTTCTTAACAACCCTTCCAAATAGCACAGCCcaaattaaaagatatttccACGCCCCGTCCCAAATTTCAAACAGCAAGCTTCCAAAACGTTAA